In Nicotiana tabacum cultivar K326 chromosome 21, ASM71507v2, whole genome shotgun sequence, one DNA window encodes the following:
- the LOC142175238 gene encoding uncharacterized protein LOC142175238, with translation MEYFKMREIPAFFKLQGTVLAGQKEIARSSTVATLTLKKLCGYRFEYMQQRIKRYSDSSLYGVKVLLVVVGTKPFCLRLKDLKAKNYLFQAIDRSILETILCKDTYKQIWDFMKNKYQGTAKAKRAQLQALRAEFETLRMQNSESVIEYFSRVMAISNKMRINGEKLEDVTIIEKILCITAKFNYIVCSIEESKDIDTLSIDELQSSLLVHELKINQQDKEELALKTTTFSKGADYEKGKWKEKHWYHKMEKIKSGDSQGKEKRHDKSQVECHRYGHYHSECRTNLNKNYGGRSNFAETKEDAETKVEEKVSLLMAYTSREKVSANLWYLDTGCINHICGHKVAFSELDETFQDTVKFGDNSAVFIMGKGKVQVTTKDNSILTISNVFYVPVLKTNLLSAGQLLEKRYELNIKGGKEMVLDLPQFEPPNGVCEECVVSKQHRESFPISKSWRAKKVLELVHSDICGRISPRSKGDASRKKLDDKGQKCIFLGISDNSKAYRLLNHITKKIVISRDVLFYEEATWNWNNVDCDHIAFIDVVKDPKWKQAMDEEIRAIERNNTWELTDLPENQKTIGVKWVYKTKLKDNGEVDKYKARLVAKGYKQEHGVDYE, from the exons ATGGAGTACTTCAAAATGCGGGAAATACCCGCTTTTTTCAAACTTCAGGGCACTGTTCTTGCAGGTCaaaa GGAAATTGCTCGAAGTTCAACTGTGGCAACTCTGACTTTAAAAAAGTTATGTGGATACAGATTT GAATACATGCAGCAAAGGATAAAGAGATATTCAGATTCTTCCTTGTATGGTGTCAAGGTGCTACTTGTAGTTGTAGGGACAAAACCTTTCtg TCTAAGGTTGAAGGATCTCAAGGCAAAGAATTACCTTTTCCAAGCTATTGATCGCTCAATACTAGAAACAATTCTTTGCAAGGATACTTATAAACAAATATGGGATTTCATGAAGAATAAGTATCAAGGAACGGCGAAGGCGAAGCGAGCGCAACTCCAAGCGCTTCGTGCTGAGTTTGAAACTCTACGTATGCAAAACAGTGAGTCGGTGATTGAGTATTTCTCAAGGGTGATGGCTATCTCAAATAAGATGCGAATTAATGGAGAAAAGCTGGAGGACGTTACCATCATTGAGAAAATACTTTGCATAACAGCAAAGTTCAACTATATCGTTTGCTCCATTGAAGAATCCAAGGACATTGATACTCTTTCTATTGATGAATTACAAAGTTCTTTGTTGGTTCATGAACTGAAGATAAATCAACAAGACAAGGAGGAGTTAGCATTGAAGACGACGACTTTCTCAAAAGGAGCAGATTATGAGAAAGGCAAATGGAAGGAAAAACACTGGTATCACAAAATGGAGAAGATCAAATCTGGTGATTCtcaaggaaaagagaaaaggcaTGACAAATCTCAAGTGGAATGCCATCGGTATGGACACTATCACTCAGAATGTCGTaccaatttaaataaaaattatggcGGAAGGTCTAACTTTGCAGAGACAAAGGAAGATGCAGAGACAAAGGTGGAAGAAAAggtttctctcttgatggcatATACTTCTAGAGAAAAGGTTTCTGCTAATTTATGGTATCTTGATACCGGTTGCATCAATCACATATGTGGACACAAAGTGGCGTTCTCAGAATTGGATGAAACCTTTCAAGATACTGTGAAGTTTGGAGATAATTCCGCCGTCTTTATTATGGGAAAAGGGAAGGTACAAGTCACAACCAAAGACAACTCCATTCTTACTATCAGTAATGTCTTTTATGTTCCTGTTTTAAAGACAAATTTATTGAGTGCTGGACAACTTTTAGAAAAGAGGTATGAGCTTAATATCAAAGGTGGA AAAGAGATGGTGTTGGATCTGCCGCAATTTGAACCTCCTAATGGAGTATGTGAAGAGTGTGTTGTTAGCAAACAACACCGTGAATCATTTCCAATAAGCAAGTCTTGGAGGGCAAAGAAGGTGCTGGAGCTAGTACACTCAGATATTTGTGGACGCATAAGTCCTAGATCTAAGGGAG ATGCTTCCAGAAAGAAGTTGGATGATAAAGGCCAAAAATGCATTTTTCTTGGTATTAGTGACAATTCAAAGGCTTATCGTTTattgaatcatattaccaagaaAATTGTTATTAGCCGTGATGTCCTTTTTTATGAAGAAGCAACATGGAATTGGAACAATGTTG ATTGTGATCATATAGCCTTTATTGATGTTGTCAAAGATCCAAAGTGGAAGCAAGCCATGGATGAGGAGATTAGAGcaattgaaagaaataacacttgGGAGTTGACAGATCTTCCAGAAAATCAGAAGACCATTGGTGTCAAATGGGTTTACAAGACAAAGTTGAAGGATAATGGAGAGGTCGACAAGTATAAAGCTCGCTTAGTTGCAAAAGGATATAAGCAAGAGCATGGTGTTGACTATGAATAG